The following are encoded in a window of Narcine bancroftii isolate sNarBan1 chromosome 2, sNarBan1.hap1, whole genome shotgun sequence genomic DNA:
- the LOC138754298 gene encoding RING finger protein 223 has product MSVTDQVWHTSSPSSLEDVAGKSADCLDRNSEEGLECIICFSNYDNIFKAPKLLECQHTFCLECLSRLMASKPAEEADGITCPFCRHKTVVSEPGPPALQTNQSLLAKLPPQLQLEEAVWMEGKKLCHKKSETETGSTDFCICIDIGESKHENSPPAAEIENGAQNCFSFLGDWKRLVLFIMILIIFAGIVLWPVQCMIVTRNLSCVPDPAAPTQDPATTPLPFTSPF; this is encoded by the coding sequence ATGTCTGTCACAGACCAGGTGTGGCACACCTCCAGCCCCTCTTCTCTGGAAGATGTCGCGGGGAAGTCTGCGGACTGCCTGGACAGGAATTCTGAGGAAGGGCTGGAATGCATCATCTGCTTCAGCAACTATGACAACATCTTCAAGGCTCCCAAACTGCTCGAGTGCCAGCACACATTTTGTTTGGAGTGCCTGTCCCGGCTCATGGCATCAAAGCCTGCAGAAGAGGCTGATGGTATCACCTGCCCCTTTTGCAGGCATAAAACGGTAGTGTCGGAGCCTGGGCCCCCTGCCCTCCAGACGAACCAGAGCTTGCTCGCTAAACTACCCCCACAGCTGCAACTTGAAGAGGCAGTGTGGATGGAGGGCAAGAAACTGTGTCACAAGAAGAGTGAGACAGAGACTGGGAGCACCGACTTTTGCATCTGCATTGACATTGGTGAATCCAAACATGAGAATTCACCACCTGCAGCAGAAATTGAGAACGGAGCACAAAATTGTTTTTCCTTCCTTGGTGACTGGAAGAGACTGGTCCTTTTTATCATGATCTTAATCATATTTGCTGGTATTGTACTTTGGCCAGTCCAGTGTATGATTGTCACAAGGAATCTGAGCTGTGTCCCTGACCCAGCAGCTCCAACGCAAGACCCAGCAACCACCCCTCTTCCCTTCACCAGTCCTTTCTGA